In Labilibaculum sp. DW002, one DNA window encodes the following:
- a CDS encoding redox-sensing transcriptional repressor Rex: protein MVQSSKKNQGVPEPTIRRMPSYLAFSEGLLKKGQEFVSSTQIANYMNIDPTQVTKDLSYTSIVGKTRVGYEVRAMVDILSSFLGFTVMDQAFLVGAGSLGSALLHDDGLENFGLDIVAAFDVNPGIVGKKINDIEVFHIDQFRDLAQEMKAIIGIITVPAEYAQSVADLMAAWGVKAIWNFTPARIKVPDDIVVQNTSLYANLAIIFNKIHTDKEEAL from the coding sequence ATGGTTCAAAGTTCTAAAAAAAATCAGGGGGTTCCTGAGCCGACTATACGTCGCATGCCGTCCTACTTGGCATTTTCTGAAGGTTTATTAAAGAAAGGACAAGAGTTTGTTTCTTCTACTCAGATTGCCAACTATATGAATATTGACCCTACTCAGGTAACCAAAGATTTGTCATATACAAGTATTGTGGGAAAAACGAGAGTTGGTTATGAGGTTAGGGCTATGGTTGATATTCTTTCTAGCTTTTTAGGGTTTACTGTTATGGATCAGGCTTTTCTTGTAGGTGCTGGTTCGTTGGGATCAGCTCTTTTGCATGATGATGGTTTGGAAAATTTTGGGCTTGATATTGTAGCAGCTTTTGATGTTAATCCTGGCATTGTAGGAAAGAAAATAAATGATATTGAAGTTTTCCATATTGATCAGTTTCGTGATTTAGCTCAAGAAATGAAAGCAATCATTGGGATTATAACTGTACCTGCAGAATATGCCCAATCGGTGGCCGATTTAATGGCTGCTTGGGGAGTAAAAGCTATTTGGAACTTTACGCCGGCACGTATTAAAGTACCAGATGATATAGTGGTTCAAAATACTTCGCTTTATGCCAACTTGGCAATCATTTTTAATAAGATTCATACCGATAAGGAAGAAGCTCTTTAA
- a CDS encoding ABC transporter permease gives MLKILLNTVLRSLYRQKVYSLVNILGLATGITCTLLILIWVDYETGFDDFHENIDQVYSVYENQNYADGDVFSVYSTPSPLAESIKKSFPEINYSTRLVSTWGQLILSVDGESFVENGGKVVDPDFFKIFSFPIIKGEKENPLKSDYSIVLTEKLANKYFGDLDPIGELIEVNSKYRYEVTAVIQNPPANSSISFDFLIPFSFFEDFWEYDLSDWEANSFHTFIRLGEDAKPVDISEKLRKFIKARIPSSNVELALQAFSNYHLHAIDDSRVGGVWYVRVFLFVAVLILLIACFNYMNLATARSERRSKEVAIRKVVGAQRKGLISLFLGESIFFTFISLGIAIVLVELLLPVFSDLTNRSLSLSFSDFNFLFSVGLVVFLTGIVSGSYPALFLSSFIPIQVVRGGLRKDSARLRRVLVVIQFTMSIILFICSGIIYQQLKFLQESDIGYNKDDLIYIEMGDDFESVYADLKKELVKISGVSWITAANQMPVNFSNSTWDVEWPGKLVSSEDVLFQLSFVDYDFIETFEMDVIQGRGFSKIHGEDSLKFIINESAAQKMNMLQTIGEFVTIWGYSGEVIGIVKDFNFNSLQVGVEPLIMMRQPDAFKYIGIRIADDAQPIINKIRRVWDQLVPDIPFTYRFLEEDFKYFYLAESRMSKIFLSFTLIAFIISSLGLFGLVSFVTERKSREMALRKVFGANIDIVFSLLLKEFFKWVMLSNVIAWVLAYFAMEWWLKGFAYRIDIGIGIFILAGVISLSITLLTVYRQIYSLAQKAPARILKYE, from the coding sequence ATGCTGAAAATTCTGTTGAATACCGTTTTAAGAAGTCTGTACCGACAAAAAGTTTATTCTTTGGTGAATATTTTAGGTTTGGCAACAGGTATAACTTGTACTTTACTCATTTTAATATGGGTTGATTACGAAACGGGCTTTGATGATTTTCATGAGAATATCGATCAAGTTTATAGTGTTTATGAGAATCAAAATTATGCAGATGGCGATGTTTTTTCTGTTTATTCAACACCTTCACCATTAGCAGAGTCAATAAAGAAATCATTTCCAGAGATTAACTATTCTACTCGATTGGTTAGTACATGGGGACAATTGATTCTATCTGTTGATGGAGAAAGTTTTGTGGAGAATGGCGGTAAGGTTGTAGATCCTGATTTTTTTAAAATTTTCTCATTCCCAATAATAAAGGGGGAGAAAGAAAATCCTTTAAAGAGTGATTATTCAATTGTTCTTACGGAGAAATTGGCGAACAAATATTTTGGAGATCTAGATCCAATTGGAGAATTAATTGAAGTTAATTCAAAATATAGATATGAGGTTACTGCTGTTATTCAGAATCCTCCAGCAAATTCATCAATTAGTTTTGATTTTTTGATTCCCTTTTCTTTTTTTGAAGATTTTTGGGAGTATGATTTATCAGATTGGGAAGCAAATTCTTTTCATACTTTTATTAGGCTAGGGGAAGATGCAAAGCCAGTTGATATTTCTGAGAAATTAAGGAAGTTTATCAAAGCTAGAATTCCAAGTTCTAATGTTGAATTAGCATTGCAAGCATTTAGTAATTATCACCTTCATGCTATTGATGACAGCCGAGTAGGAGGAGTTTGGTATGTTCGTGTATTTTTGTTTGTTGCGGTTTTAATACTGCTAATTGCTTGTTTTAATTACATGAATTTGGCAACAGCTCGATCAGAAAGAAGATCAAAAGAGGTTGCGATACGTAAGGTTGTAGGAGCCCAAAGAAAAGGACTGATAAGTTTATTTTTAGGAGAGTCGATCTTCTTTACTTTTATATCCTTAGGAATAGCAATTGTTTTGGTTGAGTTATTGTTGCCTGTATTTAGTGACTTGACCAATAGGAGTTTAAGTTTGAGCTTTAGTGATTTTAATTTTTTGTTTAGTGTTGGTCTAGTTGTATTTCTAACAGGAATTGTTTCAGGAAGTTATCCTGCTTTATTTTTGTCCTCTTTTATACCTATTCAGGTGGTTCGAGGTGGATTAAGAAAAGATTCAGCCCGTCTGCGAAGAGTTTTGGTTGTAATTCAATTTACAATGTCGATCATACTCTTTATATGCTCTGGGATTATATATCAGCAATTGAAGTTTTTGCAGGAGTCAGATATTGGCTACAATAAAGATGATTTGATTTATATTGAAATGGGTGATGATTTTGAATCGGTATATGCTGATTTGAAAAAGGAGTTGGTTAAGATTTCTGGCGTTTCGTGGATTACAGCAGCCAATCAAATGCCGGTTAATTTTAGCAATTCAACCTGGGATGTTGAATGGCCAGGGAAATTAGTTAGTTCAGAAGATGTATTATTTCAATTGTCTTTTGTCGATTACGATTTTATTGAAACCTTTGAAATGGATGTTATTCAAGGAAGAGGTTTCTCAAAAATACATGGAGAGGATAGTTTAAAGTTTATCATCAATGAGTCGGCAGCTCAAAAAATGAATATGCTTCAAACAATTGGTGAATTTGTTACCATTTGGGGATATTCGGGAGAGGTGATTGGGATCGTAAAAGATTTTAATTTTAACAGTTTACAAGTAGGTGTTGAGCCATTAATAATGATGCGTCAACCAGATGCTTTCAAATATATTGGCATACGAATAGCTGATGATGCACAGCCAATAATAAATAAAATAAGAAGAGTATGGGATCAATTGGTTCCAGATATTCCTTTTACTTACAGATTTCTTGAAGAGGATTTTAAATATTTTTACTTGGCAGAATCTAGAATGAGTAAGATATTTTTATCCTTTACATTGATTGCATTTATTATATCTAGTTTAGGATTATTCGGATTGGTGTCTTTCGTTACAGAACGAAAGTCAAGAGAAATGGCACTACGAAAAGTGTTTGGAGCAAATATAGATATTGTATTTAGTTTGTTATTGAAGGAATTTTTTAAGTGGGTGATGTTATCAAATGTAATTGCATGGGTACTGGCGTATTTTGCAATGGAATGGTGGTTAAAAGGATTTGCGTATCGAATAGATATTGGGATTGGAATTTTTATTTTGGCAGGAGTAATTTCATTATCAATAACTTTGTTAACGGTATATCGACAAATTTATAGCTTAGCGCAAAAAGCACCTGCAAGAATATTAAAATATGAATAA
- a CDS encoding sensor histidine kinase: MVYKSFRVNFIIRIIVLSATIFLLFYLVAKKSLYFTASLTLIAIVYQIIEIIKYVEKTNRLLKNFLESIRYSDFTRNFQVQGLGSSFDKLQESFNAVITDFQKIRAEKEEHYFYLQTVIQHIGISLIAFHKDGKVEMINNASKKLFQVSNLKKIQDLSSFSQELVDNLLSLKHGENTLIKVVDNEDILKLSVYATEFKINNRQVVLVSIKNIQYELEEQEIESWQKLIRVLTHEIMNSITPISSLSTTLTTILDDFGANNTNKFQEDDLETLNEVKMALETIHKRSSGLLHFVDTYRNLTKIPKPSFGIFQVQKLFDNIHRLMAEEIKRKGIECDISINPESIELSADEQLLEQVLINLIKNSIHALEQTENPKIEMKAFMNKRGRISIQISDNGQGIIKEVLDKVFIPFFTTKPKGSGIGLSLSKQILRLHGGTITAQSVPNEKTSFTLTF; the protein is encoded by the coding sequence ATGGTTTATAAAAGCTTCCGTGTCAATTTTATAATAAGAATTATCGTTCTTTCTGCAACGATATTCTTATTGTTTTATCTAGTTGCAAAAAAGAGCTTATACTTTACTGCAAGCTTAACTCTTATTGCCATCGTTTATCAGATAATAGAAATTATTAAATATGTGGAAAAAACCAACCGCTTACTTAAGAATTTCCTTGAATCGATTCGATACTCCGATTTCACACGTAACTTTCAAGTCCAAGGTCTTGGTAGCTCGTTTGACAAACTACAAGAGTCATTTAATGCCGTTATTACTGATTTTCAAAAAATAAGAGCGGAAAAAGAAGAACATTACTTTTACCTGCAGACCGTAATACAGCACATTGGAATTAGTTTAATTGCTTTTCACAAAGATGGAAAAGTAGAGATGATAAACAATGCGTCTAAAAAGCTCTTTCAAGTTAGTAATCTAAAGAAAATACAAGACTTAAGCTCCTTTAGTCAAGAGTTGGTTGACAACCTTTTAAGCCTGAAGCATGGTGAGAATACACTTATCAAAGTCGTCGACAATGAAGACATTCTGAAACTGTCAGTTTATGCTACCGAATTCAAAATCAATAACAGACAAGTTGTTTTGGTTTCAATTAAAAACATCCAATACGAATTGGAAGAACAAGAAATTGAATCATGGCAAAAATTGATTCGAGTATTGACGCATGAAATCATGAACTCCATTACGCCGATCTCATCGCTTTCTACAACGCTTACAACAATCTTAGATGACTTTGGTGCAAACAACACAAACAAGTTCCAAGAAGACGACCTAGAAACATTAAACGAGGTTAAAATGGCTCTTGAAACAATTCACAAAAGAAGTTCAGGTCTTTTGCATTTTGTTGATACCTATCGCAACCTTACCAAAATACCAAAACCTAGCTTTGGCATTTTTCAGGTTCAAAAATTATTCGATAACATTCATCGCTTAATGGCCGAAGAAATAAAAAGAAAAGGCATCGAATGCGATATCAGTATCAATCCAGAGTCTATTGAACTTTCGGCCGACGAACAATTATTAGAGCAGGTACTCATCAATCTTATTAAAAACTCGATACACGCTTTAGAACAAACCGAAAATCCTAAAATAGAGATGAAAGCCTTTATGAATAAAAGAGGGCGGATATCGATTCAAATTAGCGATAATGGGCAAGGGATTATAAAAGAAGTATTAGACAAGGTATTTATCCCATTCTTTACCACCAAACCAAAAGGCTCTGGAATTGGTTTAAGTCTATCAAAACAAATTTTACGATTGCATGGCGGAACAATAACTGCACAATCTGTTCCAAATGAAAAAACTAGTTTTACACTTACATTTTAA
- a CDS encoding ABC transporter permease, with protein sequence MVKNFFITLFRNFSRNKFYTAINVVGLSVGLMCTILILLFVQEELSYDKYNVNHKRIVRVGSDFTISGKRDRTATSALPFGPTFVEEFPEVEGFVRFRQSGRQQFKYGEKEFYEERISYADSSVFTIFSFPLLKGDPKKALTQPYTIVLNETLANKYFGDEDPIGKVLHIGENTPYTVSGVMKNLPANSHFRFHAFYSMKSLEAIRGPEAFNSQQPLSFWSFSNYTYLLLNEKANSDILLERFPGYYDKYMKALGDQLGVDYKLIVQKLADIHLRSQLQWDAPTGNIKYIYILSVIAIFILSIASINYMNMATARSSKRAKEVGIRKVVGAQRENIIRQFMFESISLTVFALIIALICVELLLPFFNQLVDKDLVLSVFTTPEVILFNVILAVILGIISGSYPALYLSSFQPAFILKGYNGAKGANGLLRKLLVISQFTVSTIMISGTIIVASQLVYMNNKDVGFTKENVVVAVVRDSVLRTRIDALKTELKKNPNIKGVTTSSSMLIFGGSKTVHLYESNEGMQQYALNFNVVDFDYLDVMGMNVLEGRDFNREIISDTASAFIVNQAAVNKFHWLKGPLGKKLQLGVEIEGEDSGGVMLGEVIGVVQDYHYQSLKDVVEPMSLIVSDDQNHKRVLYVRINSENRKESIAYIEKVWDEFCPNMSFSYDFLEDQMKENYENEERLMWIFSLFSLISILIASLGLFGLSSFMAEQRTKELGIRKVLGASVNKLVYLLTKEFIRLILIANLISVPISYWALSLWLSDFPYHLSIGIWVFVVTLVVSLFIGLFTVAWQSFRAATSDPIKAIKYE encoded by the coding sequence ATGGTTAAGAATTTCTTCATTACCCTTTTTCGGAATTTTTCCAGAAACAAGTTTTATACTGCAATTAATGTGGTTGGTTTGTCTGTGGGGTTAATGTGTACGATATTAATATTGTTGTTTGTTCAAGAAGAATTATCATACGATAAATACAATGTGAACCACAAGCGTATTGTTCGTGTTGGTTCTGATTTTACCATAAGTGGGAAGAGAGATCGAACTGCAACATCAGCCTTGCCATTTGGGCCTACTTTTGTTGAAGAATTTCCAGAGGTTGAGGGATTTGTGCGTTTTCGTCAGTCTGGAAGGCAGCAGTTTAAATATGGAGAAAAAGAATTTTACGAGGAAAGAATATCCTATGCTGATTCATCTGTGTTCACAATATTTAGTTTCCCGCTGTTAAAAGGAGATCCTAAAAAAGCATTAACACAACCATATACGATAGTCTTAAATGAGACGTTGGCAAACAAATACTTTGGTGATGAAGATCCAATAGGTAAAGTTTTACATATAGGTGAAAATACTCCTTACACGGTAAGTGGTGTAATGAAAAATTTACCCGCTAACAGTCATTTTAGATTTCATGCTTTTTACTCCATGAAATCACTGGAGGCTATTAGGGGACCTGAGGCATTTAATAGTCAACAACCACTATCGTTTTGGTCATTTAGCAATTATACCTATCTGCTTTTAAATGAAAAGGCCAATTCTGATATTTTATTAGAGCGATTTCCTGGCTATTACGATAAATACATGAAAGCTTTGGGAGATCAGTTGGGAGTTGATTATAAATTGATTGTTCAGAAGCTTGCAGATATTCATCTAAGATCTCAACTACAGTGGGATGCACCAACTGGAAATATAAAATACATTTATATATTATCGGTTATTGCCATTTTTATTCTTTCAATTGCAAGTATAAATTATATGAATATGGCGACTGCTAGGTCGTCGAAACGAGCCAAAGAAGTTGGTATTCGTAAAGTAGTTGGAGCACAACGTGAAAATATTATTCGACAGTTTATGTTTGAAAGTATTTCATTAACTGTCTTTGCCTTAATTATAGCATTGATTTGTGTCGAACTGCTTTTGCCATTTTTCAATCAGTTGGTTGATAAGGATCTTGTGTTGAGTGTTTTCACAACTCCTGAGGTAATTTTGTTCAATGTTATTCTTGCCGTTATTTTGGGCATTATATCTGGAAGTTATCCGGCATTGTATTTATCTTCTTTTCAACCGGCCTTCATTTTAAAAGGATATAATGGAGCAAAAGGAGCTAATGGTTTGTTGCGAAAGCTTCTAGTGATTTCGCAATTTACGGTATCTACGATAATGATTAGTGGTACAATTATAGTAGCGTCCCAGCTCGTTTATATGAATAATAAGGATGTTGGGTTTACGAAAGAAAATGTAGTTGTAGCCGTAGTGCGAGATTCTGTTTTGCGAACAAGAATAGATGCTTTAAAAACAGAATTAAAGAAAAACCCAAATATTAAGGGAGTCACAACTTCTAGTTCAATGCTTATTTTCGGTGGATCGAAAACAGTTCATTTGTATGAAAGTAACGAGGGAATGCAACAATACGCTTTAAATTTTAATGTTGTTGATTTTGACTATCTCGATGTGATGGGAATGAATGTGTTGGAAGGTCGGGATTTTAATCGCGAGATTATTTCCGACACAGCTTCGGCTTTTATCGTAAATCAGGCGGCGGTTAATAAGTTTCATTGGCTGAAAGGACCACTTGGAAAAAAACTTCAATTGGGGGTCGAAATAGAAGGAGAAGACTCAGGTGGCGTGATGTTAGGAGAAGTGATTGGTGTTGTTCAGGATTATCACTATCAATCCCTAAAGGATGTTGTTGAGCCAATGAGTTTGATTGTTTCCGATGATCAAAACCACAAGAGAGTATTGTATGTGCGTATAAATTCAGAAAATAGAAAAGAAAGTATTGCTTATATCGAGAAAGTATGGGATGAATTTTGTCCTAATATGTCTTTTTCGTATGACTTTTTAGAAGACCAAATGAAAGAGAATTATGAGAATGAAGAAAGATTAATGTGGATATTTTCTTTATTCTCACTAATTAGTATTCTTATAGCTTCACTTGGTCTGTTTGGTTTGTCTTCATTTATGGCAGAACAAAGAACTAAAGAACTTGGTATTCGAAAAGTATTGGGAGCCTCCGTTAATAAATTAGTGTATTTGTTGACCAAAGAATTTATCCGCTTGATTTTAATCGCCAACTTAATTTCAGTGCCAATATCATATTGGGCTTTAAGTTTATGGTTGAGTGATTTTCCATATCATCTATCAATAGGTATCTGGGTTTTTGTGGTTACGTTAGTTGTATCCTTATTCATAGGGCTTTTTACTGTTGCATGGCAATCGTTTAGGGCTGCTACATCGGATCCAATAAAAGCCATTAAGTACGAATAA
- a CDS encoding efflux RND transporter periplasmic adaptor subunit yields the protein MDRIIEKKPWYLQKKNWYLAGAVLAVIILYAAFLGEPGSRLRVDRDKLSIAEVQSDHFQEYIARTGTVNPITTVYLDAIEGGRVEEILLEEGSMVQKGDVILRLSNSELNLQILNSEAAFTEQVNRLRDTRLSMQQDRLSIKRSLLDIELSLSKSRRAFKRNKIFYEKDLISREEFDESNDNFKYFQQSKDLLLLRQRTDSLARTIQIQRLDANLRNMENNLELVRAKLQNLNVKAPVTGQLGSLNAELGESKARGQRLGQVNVLDNYKINAMVDELYIARLSKGLKAKFKFSGKEYNLIVYKVYPEVRGGQFEIDMKFIGELPSGIRTGQTFRTKIELGEPREAILIPRGGFFQSTGGQWIFVIDPSGSFATKRAIKLGNQNPKYYEVLEGLAPGEKVVANGYESYGDVDKLVLK from the coding sequence ATGGATAGAATTATTGAAAAGAAACCCTGGTATTTACAAAAGAAGAATTGGTATTTGGCAGGAGCTGTTTTAGCTGTAATTATATTATATGCAGCCTTTTTAGGAGAACCAGGTTCTCGCTTACGAGTGGATAGAGATAAGTTATCGATCGCAGAAGTTCAATCGGATCATTTTCAGGAGTATATTGCTAGAACAGGGACGGTTAATCCGATAACCACTGTGTATTTAGACGCAATTGAAGGTGGTCGTGTTGAGGAGATTTTGTTGGAAGAAGGAAGTATGGTCCAAAAGGGAGATGTCATTCTTCGTTTAAGTAATTCAGAGTTAAATCTTCAAATTTTGAATTCGGAAGCAGCTTTTACCGAACAAGTAAATCGATTAAGAGATACTCGTTTGAGTATGCAGCAGGATCGTTTGAGTATTAAAAGAAGTTTGTTGGATATTGAATTGAGTTTGTCTAAAAGTAGAAGAGCTTTTAAAAGAAATAAAATTTTTTATGAGAAGGATCTTATTTCTAGGGAAGAATTCGATGAATCTAATGATAATTTTAAATATTTTCAGCAATCAAAGGATCTACTGTTGTTGCGACAAAGAACAGATTCCTTAGCAAGAACAATACAGATTCAACGTTTGGATGCCAACCTAAGAAATATGGAAAATAATCTTGAGTTGGTTCGTGCAAAACTTCAGAATTTGAATGTTAAAGCTCCTGTTACAGGTCAGTTAGGTTCCCTAAATGCAGAATTAGGTGAGTCGAAGGCTAGAGGTCAGCGATTAGGACAGGTTAATGTTCTTGATAATTATAAAATTAATGCCATGGTGGATGAGCTTTACATTGCTCGTTTAAGTAAGGGATTAAAAGCTAAATTTAAATTTAGTGGCAAAGAGTATAATTTGATAGTATATAAGGTTTATCCTGAAGTTCGGGGTGGTCAGTTTGAGATTGATATGAAATTTATTGGAGAATTACCTTCTGGTATTCGAACAGGACAAACTTTTCGAACAAAGATTGAACTTGGCGAGCCTAGAGAGGCGATATTGATTCCTCGTGGTGGATTTTTTCAAAGTACTGGTGGACAGTGGATATTTGTTATTGATCCAAGTGGCAGTTTTGCAACCAAAAGAGCAATTAAATTAGGCAATCAAAATCCGAAATACTATGAAGTTTTAGAAGGATTAGCCCCAGGAGAAAAAGTTGTTGCTAACGGGTATGAATCATATGGTGATGTTGATAAGTTGGTCTTAAAATAA
- a CDS encoding DNA-binding protein, with amino-acid sequence MTKTITFNELRKIKDRLPDGSMQRIAEELQLEVETVRNYFGGTKGKSTGIHVEQGPYGGIVELDDTTILNSAFRILENA; translated from the coding sequence ATGACTAAAACCATAACATTCAATGAGTTGAGAAAGATTAAAGATCGTTTGCCAGATGGAAGTATGCAAAGGATTGCGGAAGAATTACAATTAGAAGTAGAAACAGTTAGGAATTATTTTGGTGGAACAAAAGGTAAAAGCACTGGAATTCACGTTGAACAAGGACCTTATGGCGGTATTGTTGAACTAGATGACACAACAATTCTAAATAGCGCTTTTCGTATTTTGGAAAATGCCTAA
- a CDS encoding sigma-54-dependent transcriptional regulator — MANQKNGKILAIDDNEDILFSLKLLLKQHVELINTESNPEMIPKLMKQDHYDVILLDMNFTKDAISGQEGYHWLNKILEIDPQAVVLFITAYGDIEKSVKAIKAGATDFILKPWQNEKLLATISSAIKLRRSKDEVSELKTKQKELNAVLDQPFNDFIGTSPEMQQVFSTITKVAVTDANVLILGENGTGKELVARALHRNSARKDEVFVSVDLGSINENLFESELFGHVKGAFTDARTDRPGRFEIASGGTLFLDEIGNLSLPMQAKLLTVLERREVIRVGSNKPIPIDIRLICATNMQLKQMASEEKYRQDLLYRINTVEITLPALRERYEDIPLLANHFLEIYSKKYKKGINPLSKGCLNKLYDYSWPGNVRELQHLMERAIIMADDRNLDPNDFQVSTERNGQEDVEFDSYNLEEVEKNIIQKVLKTNKGNISKAAGELGLTRTSLYRRLEKYGL, encoded by the coding sequence ATGGCAAATCAAAAAAACGGAAAAATACTAGCTATAGATGACAATGAAGACATCCTCTTCTCTTTAAAGCTTCTTCTAAAGCAACACGTGGAATTAATCAATACAGAATCTAATCCAGAAATGATTCCAAAACTAATGAAACAGGATCATTACGATGTGATTTTATTAGATATGAATTTTACGAAAGATGCAATTAGTGGACAGGAAGGATATCATTGGCTAAATAAAATATTAGAAATTGATCCACAGGCTGTTGTTTTATTTATTACGGCATATGGTGATATTGAAAAATCAGTCAAAGCAATTAAAGCTGGCGCTACTGATTTCATACTTAAACCATGGCAAAATGAAAAGCTTCTTGCTACAATTTCTTCAGCTATAAAATTACGCAGATCGAAAGATGAAGTTAGCGAATTGAAAACCAAACAAAAGGAATTAAACGCTGTTCTTGATCAACCTTTTAACGATTTTATTGGAACTTCTCCTGAAATGCAGCAAGTGTTCTCTACCATTACTAAGGTTGCGGTTACTGATGCCAATGTTTTAATTCTCGGAGAAAATGGCACAGGAAAAGAACTTGTTGCCAGAGCATTACATCGAAATTCAGCTCGTAAAGATGAAGTTTTTGTAAGCGTTGACTTGGGGTCAATTAATGAAAACTTGTTTGAAAGCGAATTATTTGGCCATGTAAAAGGAGCCTTTACAGATGCAAGAACCGATCGACCAGGAAGATTTGAAATAGCATCTGGCGGAACCTTATTTTTAGATGAGATAGGCAATTTGAGTTTGCCAATGCAGGCAAAACTACTTACCGTATTGGAACGCAGAGAAGTTATTCGCGTAGGATCAAACAAACCAATTCCTATTGATATCCGCTTGATTTGCGCTACTAACATGCAACTAAAACAAATGGCATCTGAAGAAAAATATCGTCAGGATTTACTCTATCGAATCAATACGGTTGAAATTACACTTCCTGCTCTACGAGAGAGATATGAGGATATACCACTGTTGGCAAATCACTTTTTGGAAATCTATTCAAAGAAATACAAAAAAGGAATTAACCCGCTTTCGAAAGGCTGCTTAAATAAATTATACGATTACAGTTGGCCAGGAAATGTAAGGGAACTTCAACACCTGATGGAACGCGCCATAATTATGGCTGATGATCGAAATCTAGACCCTAATGATTTTCAAGTTAGCACCGAAAGAAATGGTCAGGAAGATGTAGAATTCGATTCTTATAATCTTGAAGAAGTTGAAAAAAATATCATTCAAAAAGTTTTAAAAACAAACAAAGGGAATATTTCAAAAGCGGCTGGCGAATTAGGCCTTACTCGAACATCTCTTTATCGCAGATTAGAAAAATATGGTTTATAA
- a CDS encoding ABC transporter ATP-binding protein, whose translation MINTKNLVKVFRTDEVETTALNNVNMEINEGEFVAIMGPSGCGKSTLLNILGLLDNPTSGELYFNKTQVDGYSERQRTNLRKENIGFVFQSFNLIEELTIYENIELPLLYMKVSSSERKKRVNEVLERMKIAHRAKHFPQQLSGGQQQRAAIARAVITNPKLILADEPTGNLDSANGEEVMNLLTQLNETGTTIVMVTHSPSDADRSHRIIQLFDGHIVTENMRQKL comes from the coding sequence ATGATTAATACTAAAAATTTGGTTAAAGTTTTCAGAACAGATGAAGTAGAAACAACTGCTCTGAATAATGTGAACATGGAAATTAACGAAGGTGAATTTGTTGCTATCATGGGCCCTTCAGGTTGTGGAAAATCAACATTACTAAATATTCTTGGCTTGTTAGATAATCCAACAAGTGGAGAACTTTATTTCAATAAAACACAAGTTGATGGATATAGCGAACGCCAGAGAACCAATCTCCGCAAGGAAAATATTGGCTTTGTTTTCCAAAGTTTCAACTTGATTGAGGAACTTACGATTTATGAAAATATAGAATTACCATTGTTATATATGAAGGTTTCCAGTTCTGAGCGAAAAAAGCGTGTTAATGAGGTCTTGGAAAGAATGAAGATTGCGCATAGGGCCAAACATTTTCCACAACAATTATCGGGAGGACAACAACAAAGAGCTGCTATCGCCAGAGCTGTAATTACCAATCCAAAACTTATATTGGCCGATGAACCAACTGGTAATCTGGACTCTGCTAATGGTGAAGAAGTCATGAATTTATTAACTCAGTTGAACGAAACAGGAACTACGATTGTTATGGTGACCCACTCGCCTTCTGATGCTGATCGTTCGCACAGAATCATTCAATTATTCGATGGACATATTGTTACCGAGAATATGAGACAAAAACTATAA